The Salinibacterium sp. M195 genome includes a window with the following:
- a CDS encoding chorismate mutase — protein sequence MAASDQAHNDNVDPEVREQLLGARRSIDNIDAALIHMLAERFKYTQQVGRLKATKGLPASDPNRERDQIARLKLLAEESHLDPAFAEKWFNFVVAEVIHHHEQLASGSEPDSSGR from the coding sequence ATGGCAGCATCAGATCAGGCCCACAACGACAACGTCGACCCCGAAGTGCGCGAGCAACTTTTGGGCGCGCGCCGCAGCATCGACAACATTGATGCGGCGCTCATCCACATGCTCGCCGAGCGGTTCAAGTACACGCAGCAAGTAGGTCGGCTTAAGGCCACCAAAGGTCTGCCCGCGTCTGACCCCAACCGAGAGCGCGACCAGATCGCCCGCCTCAAATTGCTAGCCGAAGAGTCGCACCTCGACCCGGCCTTTGCCGAGAAGTGGTTCAACTTTGTGGTCGCCGAAGTGATTCACCACCACGAGCAGCTCGCCTCTGGCAGCGAGCCGGACTCGAGCGGGCGCTAG
- a CDS encoding ROK family transcriptional regulator, with protein MPKPATPAPSSTAGSAGGILTLVRSGRATSRAEVARATGLSPTTVALRVELLIDAGYLREAGSGDSHGGRRPRQLEVDPSGGLIVGVDLGARHASFGLFDMRAQLVAEHHVDFDIAEGPDVILPWVAAQAQNLATHHAEAGQKLIGIGIGLPGPVRHPTGLLISPSRMPGWDGLDVSVELSKLTGVPTVVDNDANLMALGEHIVRGEDVDDFVFIKAGSSIGGGVIVGGELHHGHHGMAGDISHVTVHGAPATPCSCGRNGCLDAVAGGAAIVANLQAASVDVADTPQVLELARNGHPLATQMLREAGIRTGTVLATVVNFSNPQRIVLGGTLSEAGAFVGGVKSAIYTECLPLATDGLEIDVSQAKERGGIIGAARVVLDRILDADSVTVKVTS; from the coding sequence ATGCCGAAACCCGCCACACCAGCACCGTCAAGCACGGCTGGCTCCGCCGGTGGCATCCTCACTCTCGTGCGCAGCGGGCGCGCCACTTCCCGCGCTGAGGTTGCTCGGGCCACTGGCCTCTCCCCCACAACCGTCGCCCTGCGCGTCGAGCTCCTCATCGACGCTGGCTACCTTCGCGAAGCCGGCAGCGGTGACTCCCACGGCGGTCGACGACCCCGCCAGCTCGAGGTAGACCCCAGTGGGGGCCTCATTGTCGGCGTCGACCTCGGCGCCCGCCACGCATCATTCGGGCTCTTCGACATGCGTGCTCAACTCGTCGCCGAACACCACGTCGACTTTGATATCGCTGAAGGTCCGGATGTCATCCTGCCGTGGGTTGCCGCCCAAGCGCAGAATCTCGCAACCCATCACGCTGAAGCCGGACAAAAGCTCATTGGGATCGGAATCGGGCTGCCAGGGCCCGTCAGGCACCCCACCGGTCTCCTCATTTCGCCGTCGCGCATGCCGGGCTGGGATGGGCTCGATGTTTCCGTCGAACTCAGCAAACTCACCGGAGTGCCCACCGTGGTCGACAACGACGCCAACCTCATGGCGCTCGGCGAGCACATCGTCCGCGGCGAAGACGTCGACGATTTTGTGTTCATCAAGGCGGGCTCCAGCATCGGTGGCGGCGTCATCGTTGGTGGTGAACTGCACCACGGACATCACGGAATGGCCGGCGACATCAGCCACGTCACCGTGCACGGTGCCCCAGCAACCCCTTGCTCGTGTGGCAGAAACGGATGCCTCGACGCCGTTGCCGGAGGCGCAGCGATCGTCGCGAATTTACAAGCAGCTTCTGTCGATGTCGCCGATACCCCTCAAGTGCTCGAACTCGCCAGAAACGGCCACCCCCTCGCTACGCAAATGCTGCGCGAAGCGGGCATCCGCACCGGCACTGTCTTGGCAACAGTCGTCAACTTCTCCAACCCTCAACGCATTGTGCTCGGCGGCACCCTGAGCGAAGCCGGCGCGTTCGTCGGCGGCGTGAAATCGGCGATCTACACCGAGTGCCTGCCGCTCGCCACCGACGGCCTCGAAATCGACGTCAGCCAAGCCAAGGAGCGCGGTGGCATCATCGGCGCAGCCCGCGTGGTGCTCGATCGAATCCTCGATGCCGACAGCGTCACCGTAAAGGTCACCTCATGA
- a CDS encoding glucosamine-6-phosphate deaminase, whose translation MAEVVIVESREHAGSLTASAIRSLISSKPDAVLGLATGSTPLPVYEALAHSFREEPLDISAVRGFALDEYVGLPAGHPESYRAVITREVVEPLGLNPELVRLPGDTSASIETAGGDYERDIIEAGGIDLQILGIGSTGHIGFNEPGSSFASATRIKTLTERTRQDNARFFDSIDEVPRHCLTQGLGTILRARHLVLLAFGEGKASAIAAAVEGPLTASQPGSAIQLHPHVTVIVDEAAASQLQNADYYRYTWANRPDWQRI comes from the coding sequence ATGGCCGAAGTCGTCATTGTTGAGAGCCGCGAGCACGCCGGTTCCCTTACCGCGAGCGCGATCCGTTCCCTCATCAGCAGTAAGCCGGATGCCGTGCTCGGTCTTGCCACCGGATCAACCCCCTTGCCCGTCTACGAAGCTCTCGCGCACTCATTTCGCGAAGAGCCGCTCGACATCTCCGCGGTGCGCGGCTTCGCCCTCGACGAGTATGTCGGGCTCCCGGCCGGCCACCCGGAAAGCTACCGCGCCGTGATCACTCGTGAAGTAGTCGAGCCTCTCGGCCTGAACCCCGAACTGGTGCGCCTGCCTGGCGATACGAGCGCCTCAATTGAAACTGCGGGTGGCGACTACGAGCGCGACATCATCGAAGCTGGCGGCATCGACCTTCAGATTCTCGGAATCGGAAGCACCGGCCACATTGGCTTCAACGAGCCCGGATCGTCATTTGCCTCAGCAACACGTATAAAGACGCTCACCGAGCGCACGCGTCAAGACAATGCGCGATTCTTTGACAGCATCGACGAGGTTCCGCGCCACTGCCTCACTCAGGGCCTCGGCACGATTCTGCGCGCCAGACACTTGGTGCTTCTCGCGTTTGGCGAAGGCAAAGCCAGCGCGATCGCGGCCGCAGTAGAAGGCCCCCTCACGGCAAGCCAGCCCGGTAGCGCTATCCAACTGCATCCCCACGTCACCGTAATCGTGGACGAGGCTGCCGCATCCCAATTGCAGAATGCCGACTACTACCGCTACACCTGGGCCAATCGGCCGGACTGGCAACGCATCTAG
- a CDS encoding amino acid ABC transporter permease, which translates to MEIFTENAGLLLDAIGTTLLMVLVAGVGSLILGVLVTVARVSPIPILRRAAFLYVQFFINVPLLALLLLAVFALPDAGLILPLLPTAIIVLTVYEAAYVAEAVRSGINTVSVGQIEASRALGLTLWQSLRLIVIPQSLRAVVQPLGNVMIALAMNTALAAVVGVVELTSRVNKINLVYAQPIEIFTGAGLAYMLIALAIGLAAGRIERKVAILR; encoded by the coding sequence ATGGAAATTTTCACGGAGAACGCAGGGCTTCTCCTCGACGCAATCGGCACAACGCTCCTTATGGTGCTTGTCGCCGGCGTTGGGTCCCTGATTCTCGGAGTGCTTGTGACGGTGGCTCGAGTGAGCCCCATCCCTATCCTCCGACGGGCAGCATTCCTGTACGTGCAATTCTTCATCAACGTTCCCCTCTTGGCGTTGCTCCTCCTCGCCGTCTTTGCTCTTCCGGATGCCGGCCTCATTCTTCCGCTTCTGCCGACGGCGATCATCGTGCTCACCGTCTACGAAGCCGCCTATGTAGCCGAAGCGGTGCGCAGTGGAATCAACACGGTCTCGGTCGGTCAGATCGAAGCAAGCCGTGCGCTCGGTCTCACCCTGTGGCAAAGCCTGCGGTTGATTGTGATCCCGCAGTCTCTCCGCGCTGTTGTGCAACCCCTCGGTAACGTCATGATTGCCCTGGCCATGAACACCGCTCTCGCGGCGGTCGTTGGTGTCGTTGAACTGACGTCTCGCGTCAACAAGATCAACCTTGTATATGCGCAGCCCATTGAAATCTTCACGGGTGCTGGTCTCGCCTACATGCTGATTGCTCTCGCGATCGGCCTCGCAGCCGGTCGAATCGAACGTAAGGTGGCGATCCTCCGATGA
- a CDS encoding SDR family NAD(P)-dependent oxidoreductase, whose translation MSGVLDSFNLDGRVALVTGANRGIGRALAQALGEAGATVAVTARAQSDADAAANALEELGIRALGIALDVTSVESVDIAIERVTGTFGRLDILINNAGISIGGAAFDTPDSVWRDVMATNLDGVWHCSRAAGTYMAAHGGGTIVNVGSMSAEIVNQPRWQASYLASKAGVHQLTKALAAEWAPHGIRVNAIAPGYILTEASPVDQPEYQASCVEPAALKRYGLPSELGPVTVLLASDASSFMTGSIVTIDGGYTLF comes from the coding sequence ATGAGCGGCGTGCTCGACAGCTTCAACCTCGACGGCCGCGTCGCCCTCGTCACCGGGGCAAACCGGGGAATCGGGCGCGCCCTCGCCCAAGCCCTCGGGGAAGCAGGCGCAACAGTCGCTGTTACCGCACGCGCCCAAAGCGACGCAGATGCCGCCGCCAACGCGCTGGAAGAACTCGGAATCCGCGCGCTCGGCATCGCCCTCGATGTCACCAGCGTTGAGTCAGTAGACATCGCCATCGAGCGCGTCACCGGCACGTTTGGTCGTCTCGATATTCTCATCAACAATGCCGGAATCAGCATCGGCGGTGCAGCGTTTGACACCCCAGACAGCGTCTGGCGCGATGTCATGGCCACCAACCTCGACGGCGTCTGGCACTGCAGCCGAGCAGCAGGCACATACATGGCCGCCCATGGCGGGGGCACCATCGTGAACGTCGGTTCCATGTCGGCCGAGATCGTGAACCAGCCACGCTGGCAAGCCTCCTATTTGGCATCGAAGGCCGGAGTTCATCAGCTCACCAAGGCGTTGGCGGCCGAGTGGGCGCCCCACGGCATCCGCGTTAATGCCATCGCGCCTGGCTATATTCTGACCGAAGCATCCCCCGTGGATCAGCCCGAGTATCAGGCCAGCTGCGTCGAACCTGCCGCCCTCAAGCGCTACGGACTGCCATCAGAGCTAGGCCCAGTGACCGTGCTGCTCGCGAGCGACGCCTCCAGCTTCATGACAGGCTCGATAGTCACGATCGACGGCGGCTACACCCTCTTTTAA
- a CDS encoding glutamate ABC transporter substrate-binding protein, which translates to MFTLGSSRRRVAVLGAAVAVTALALSACSADSSSNVPGGDDAADVTDVQAMLAGAPVADDALFTEGSTMEKIRERGTLIVGEALDAPLLSQQDPTNPDDVSGLDAYLAQLLSVYIFGEPSVEIVPPASETREALLQNGTVDVVFNTYTITEERAEQITFAGPYFSSGLAVAVKADNDDITGIDDLGGKTVIVGANTPAVLAVPEEQPTAELVDFATDPQAVQALLQGRGDAYVQDYTLLASNAAANSDLKVVGQPFTAEPYGIGLGFGDAEFKEFINNWLLEIQDGGQWGQAWTYSLGTVVESEIPTPPTIGSVPGS; encoded by the coding sequence ATGTTCACATTAGGATCCTCACGCCGACGGGTTGCCGTCCTCGGCGCTGCTGTCGCCGTGACGGCGCTGGCCCTCAGCGCTTGCTCCGCCGACTCGTCAAGCAACGTTCCCGGTGGCGACGATGCCGCAGACGTGACCGACGTTCAGGCAATGCTCGCCGGTGCACCCGTCGCTGACGACGCCCTCTTCACCGAGGGCTCGACCATGGAGAAGATCCGCGAACGCGGAACCCTCATCGTGGGCGAAGCTCTCGACGCTCCATTGCTTTCGCAGCAGGACCCCACCAACCCGGATGACGTATCGGGCCTCGACGCGTACCTCGCGCAGTTGCTCTCCGTCTACATCTTCGGTGAGCCCAGCGTTGAGATCGTGCCCCCGGCATCCGAGACTCGTGAAGCACTGCTGCAAAACGGCACCGTTGACGTTGTCTTCAACACCTACACGATCACTGAAGAGCGTGCCGAGCAGATCACGTTTGCTGGACCGTACTTCAGCTCGGGACTCGCCGTCGCGGTGAAGGCCGACAACGACGACATCACCGGAATCGATGACCTCGGTGGCAAGACCGTCATCGTTGGCGCCAACACTCCGGCCGTTCTTGCCGTTCCCGAAGAGCAGCCAACCGCAGAGCTCGTTGACTTCGCAACCGACCCGCAGGCAGTTCAGGCACTCCTCCAGGGCCGTGGCGACGCTTACGTTCAGGACTACACCCTGCTCGCCAGCAACGCTGCAGCGAACTCCGACCTCAAGGTCGTTGGCCAGCCGTTCACGGCCGAGCCCTACGGCATCGGCCTCGGCTTCGGCGATGCTGAGTTCAAGGAATTCATCAACAACTGGTTGCTCGAAATCCAAGACGGTGGACAGTGGGGCCAGGCCTGGACCTACAGCCTCGGAACCGTCGTAGAGTCAGAAATTCCGACGCCGCCAACCATCGGATCGGTTCCCGGCTCCTAA
- a CDS encoding amino acid ABC transporter ATP-binding protein yields the protein MSESEKPQTQAATPAMVSLRAVDKHYGPLHVLQNINLEVAEREVVVVVGPSGSGKSTLCRTINRLETIDSGQIALDGKPLPVEGAQLAQLRSEVGMVFQSFNLFAHLSILENITLAPINVLKMTKAEAKREALELLARVGIADKADQFPAQLSGGQQQRAAIARALAMHPKVMLFDEPTSALDPEMVGEVLEVMTSLAAEGMTMVVVTHEMGFARRAAHRVVFMDAGQIVEENTPAEFFDHPESERARTFLASILAH from the coding sequence ATGAGCGAGAGCGAAAAGCCCCAGACACAGGCGGCGACGCCCGCAATGGTGAGCCTGCGTGCCGTCGACAAGCACTATGGCCCTCTGCACGTTCTGCAGAACATCAACCTTGAGGTCGCCGAGCGCGAAGTCGTCGTGGTCGTCGGCCCCTCCGGTTCTGGCAAGTCCACCCTCTGCCGCACCATCAACCGACTCGAAACGATCGACTCCGGTCAGATTGCCCTCGACGGTAAGCCGCTGCCTGTTGAAGGCGCCCAACTGGCCCAGCTGCGCTCCGAAGTCGGGATGGTCTTCCAGTCCTTTAACCTCTTCGCGCACCTCAGCATCCTCGAGAACATCACTCTCGCTCCGATCAACGTGCTCAAAATGACCAAGGCCGAGGCCAAACGCGAAGCACTCGAACTGCTCGCCCGGGTCGGCATTGCCGACAAGGCCGACCAGTTTCCCGCTCAACTTTCGGGAGGGCAGCAGCAGCGTGCGGCCATTGCCCGCGCCCTCGCGATGCACCCGAAAGTGATGCTCTTTGACGAGCCAACCTCGGCACTCGACCCCGAAATGGTCGGCGAAGTACTTGAAGTGATGACATCACTTGCCGCTGAAGGAATGACGATGGTCGTCGTCACCCACGAGATGGGCTTCGCCCGTAGAGCTGCTCATCGCGTCGTCTTTATGGATGCCGGTCAGATCGTCGAAGAGAACACTCCAGCCGAGTTCTTCGACCACCCCGAGTCTGAGCGAGCGCGCACGTTCCTCGCGTCGATCCTCGCCCACTAG